The genomic DNA CAATTGATCCCCAACCCGATCCCACTGATCCCAGGGGCGATTGCACCTCAAGAACGGTGAGGCGATCGGCTAGATCCCAGATTTACTGAAAAGCGCGCTGTGAATTCCCTGACTTACTCGCCCTTGCGACCCACCTATTGACCGTGTTCGTCTCCTATTTCCTCACTTGTCGCTCCTCCAACACTAACCATGCGAATTAAACCGATGCTGCTGCGCCTACAAAGCGCACTTGGGCAGGATAACCTGAGTCAGCAAATGCTGCTGTATCCCGGCACAGTTTCGGGCATGACTTCAGAAAGCTGCGTGGATTCTGAAGCGGCGATCGAGACCTCTGATTTTACCGATGCGGATACCGCTAACACTCATTCACGGAGTTTCGCTGAAAGGAATTCCGGCACAGCCGAAGCAGCCGATGCGACCAACATTGTCATCAGCTACAGTGGCTCCCCTAACAGCCAGACCGCTCTGGACTTTGCCTTCTGGATTGCCCACCAAACCAAGCTATCGACCAATAAAGCCGTGACCGTCCATGTGGTGTACGTGCTGGATAGCTGCAATTCCCTCGACCTCACCTGTGCGGCAGCGCACGACCTTGAAGGACTCCGCTCCCAGAACTTGCGGAAGGAGCAGGTTAGCTGTCTCACGCCTCAAACCGTTTCTCAAAAGAAAACTCGCACCGCAACCAAGTCTCGACCGCTCCGCGCAGCCACCTTCGGCGGATCGCAGGTCGCCGTTTGCCAACCGCAGGCAATCCAGAGCCGCACAGCCCAATCCCTCACCCACTCCCTCGAAACTGCCGATCGGGTTCTGTGGCAGGCTCGCTGTCTAGCAGATGAGTGGCGCGGCTCCCTGGAGGCACATTTACGCTTTGGGGCAGTGGCGATCGAACTGCGGCAGGTGGTGGAATCGGTGAAGGCAGATGTCCTGATGGTGGGCTGCACGACTGGTGAGCACAGTCTGATTCAGCAGTTGCTGGCACCAGAATTTCCCTGTCCGATCCTGGGAATTCCCCATGAGCTAGAGAAACTGTAGCCTCAGGCAATTATTTCCCTGATGCAAAGTTAAACATCTTGGAGGGGCGGCTCGCGGGTCGTCCTTGCTTGTATGCCTGCAACAAATAATTTATCTGTCAGGCAAATTTCGCGGTCGCCCCCAAGAACACTAAACCACTCTCGTTCCAATGCTCTGCGTTGGAATGCAATGGGGAGGCTCTGCCTCCAGGTCACATGAGTTAGCGGCAGAGCCGCATTCAGGCAATATCCAGGCTGAGCCTGGACACCAGATTCATAACGTCTATGTACTGCGGAGTTTAATTCCGTATCCGTGTTCTAGCTAACTGGAACTGACAGACCCTTACCTGCCAACCACTCCGGATTAAACAGCCGCGACTGATAACGTGCTCCCCCATCACAGAGCAGGGTGACGATCGTATGTCCCGGACCCATCTGCTTCGCTAGGGCAACGGCTGCACCGACGTTAATGCCGACAGAACCCCCCATAAACAGACCATCCTTTCGCATGAGCTGATAGATAATCCGCAGAGCCTCCTGATCGTGAACCTGGATTGCATCGTCGATCGGTACGCCTTCCATATTGGCGGTGACGCGACTGTTGCCAATGCCCTCTGTGATCGAGCTGCCCTCGATCTGGATTTCGCCAAATTTGGCGTAGCTGTAAAGTCCGCTGCCCATCGGGTCTGCCAGAACGCACTTGACGTTGGGACTTTGCTCCTTCAGGTAGAGCGAAACGCCCGCATAGCTGCCACCCGTCCCCGTTGCCGTCACCCAGACATCGATTTTGCCGTTCGTCTGTTCCCAGATTTCTGGTCCGGTGGTTTCGTAGTGGGCGCGGCGATTTGCCAGATTGTCAAACTGATTTGCCCAGATCGCGTTTTCCATTTCCTCCGCAATTCTGCCGGACAGCCGCACGTAGTTGTTTGGATCGCGGTAGGGCACAGCGGGAACGGTTCGCACCTCTGCCCCCAGCGTTCGCAGCAAATCGATTTTCTCCTGGGATTGGGTGTCGGGAATAATAATCAGACACCTGTAGCCCTTCGCGTTGCAGATATGCGCCAGCCCAATACCTGTGTTTCCGGCGGTTCCCTCTACAACCGTCCCGCCCGGTTTGAGCAATCCCTGCTCTTCGGCTTCCTGAATAATGTAGAGGGCTGCCCGATCCTTCACAGATCCTCCCGGATTGAGGAATTCCGCTTTGCCCAAAATCTCGCATCCGGTTTCTTCACTGAGGCTATGCAGCCGAATCAGGGGCGTATTGCCAACTGCACCAACAAATCCGTCCTTAATATCCATGCTGGAAACTGCTTGCTTAGATCTCTCTTTATGATTCTGACCGATCGCGTGCATCCTCATGTTACTTCTCTGGATACCCCTTCCCCTTGATACCATGAGAAAGGCAGCAGGTTCGCAGCAGAATCAGGAGCAGAAATAATGAAATTTGGCGTGATTGTCTTTCCCGGATCAAACTGCGATCGCGATGTAGCAATGGTGAGCCGCGATTTGCTCCAGCAGCCGACGCGCATGATCTGGCACGAAGACAGCGATTTGTCCGATCTGGATGTGGTGATTGTCCCCGGTGGGTTTAGCTACGGCGATTATCTGCGCTGTGGGGCGATCGCCCGATTCTCTCCCGCTATGCAAGCCACGATCGAACATGCAAAGCAGGGAAAGTACGTCCTGGGTATCTGTAACGGCTTCCAGGTGTTGACCGAAGCGGGCTTACTGCCGGGGGCACTGATGCGAAACCGTGACCTGCACTTTGTCTGCGATCGGGTTCCCCTCAAGGTCGAGCGGAATAACCTTCCCTGGACACAGAATTATCAGTCGGGACAGGTGATTACTTTACCGATCGCCCACGGGGAGGGCTGCTACTACGCCGATGCCGATACGCTGGCAGAACTGGAGGACAACCAGCAGGTGCTGTTCCGCTATGCCACTCCCAGCGGTGATATTGCGCCGGACGCGAATCCCAACGGCTCCCTCAATAATATTGCGGGCATTTGCAACCGACAGGGCAATGTGCTGGGCATGATGCCCCACCCAGAACGGGCTGCCGATCCAGCTTTGGGCAATACGGACGGACTGGGGCTGTTTAAGGGGCTGCTGTCGGTGCTGGTGGAGGCGTAGAGGCGCAGAGTAGTGGATGAGTGGATGGGTGGATGGGTGGAGAGCAGAGAGCGGGGGAGACTGGGGTTTAGAATGCTTCCCATCAAAGCCTTCGATCGCCTCTCAAATAAAAATTGCCACTGATTAGCTTTAAAAAAATTAGGGTGGGCATTGCCCACCTTTTTGTATGTCTATGCGTTTGAATTGGAAGCCAAACTATCGACAGAGAGTGCCTTAAATCGTCGAGATTCTTGTGGGGTAGGCGTCCTCGCTCGCCTTTCAGAATCTACCCACTGATCCGATTGATTGAATGCACAATCCTTAGTCGTTCGTCCACTCTTCCCGTCCCAACAAATCCGCAATGCGATCGCGGAGCAAAAAGTCATTATTTTCTAAAACGCACTCAACAAATGCCCATTCGCGAGCGGGAATATACTGACAAAGCACAT from Leptolyngbya ohadii IS1 includes the following:
- the purQ gene encoding phosphoribosylformylglycinamidine synthase subunit PurQ, which codes for MKFGVIVFPGSNCDRDVAMVSRDLLQQPTRMIWHEDSDLSDLDVVIVPGGFSYGDYLRCGAIARFSPAMQATIEHAKQGKYVLGICNGFQVLTEAGLLPGALMRNRDLHFVCDRVPLKVERNNLPWTQNYQSGQVITLPIAHGEGCYYADADTLAELEDNQQVLFRYATPSGDIAPDANPNGSLNNIAGICNRQGNVLGMMPHPERAADPALGNTDGLGLFKGLLSVLVEA
- a CDS encoding cysteine synthase A, whose amino-acid sequence is MDIKDGFVGAVGNTPLIRLHSLSEETGCEILGKAEFLNPGGSVKDRAALYIIQEAEEQGLLKPGGTVVEGTAGNTGIGLAHICNAKGYRCLIIIPDTQSQEKIDLLRTLGAEVRTVPAVPYRDPNNYVRLSGRIAEEMENAIWANQFDNLANRRAHYETTGPEIWEQTNGKIDVWVTATGTGGSYAGVSLYLKEQSPNVKCVLADPMGSGLYSYAKFGEIQIEGSSITEGIGNSRVTANMEGVPIDDAIQVHDQEALRIIYQLMRKDGLFMGGSVGINVGAAVALAKQMGPGHTIVTLLCDGGARYQSRLFNPEWLAGKGLSVPVS
- a CDS encoding DUF4327 family protein, with the protein product MVQSVHYSMDLLQDEARELVHKGVISRHQPIYVLCQYIPAREWAFVECVLENNDFLLRDRIADLLGREEWTND
- a CDS encoding universal stress protein, yielding MRIKPMLLRLQSALGQDNLSQQMLLYPGTVSGMTSESCVDSEAAIETSDFTDADTANTHSRSFAERNSGTAEAADATNIVISYSGSPNSQTALDFAFWIAHQTKLSTNKAVTVHVVYVLDSCNSLDLTCAAAHDLEGLRSQNLRKEQVSCLTPQTVSQKKTRTATKSRPLRAATFGGSQVAVCQPQAIQSRTAQSLTHSLETADRVLWQARCLADEWRGSLEAHLRFGAVAIELRQVVESVKADVLMVGCTTGEHSLIQQLLAPEFPCPILGIPHELEKL